A window from Calliopsis andreniformis isolate RMS-2024a chromosome 7, iyCalAndr_principal, whole genome shotgun sequence encodes these proteins:
- the LOC143181643 gene encoding uncharacterized protein LOC143181643, whose amino-acid sequence MYNAVWEEVSESWIRTYNLSTTMIPNVSSPMNDEEHFCKFILYKEIKDSRVRIWDVIILVPNLLFLLFIAVRFNRARLKLRATSSPIFLAFYGLVICNIVISVIRCIVSMTVNAAATVGGKADKVLWVTVRFFLLSTEMSVVIFGLAFGHLDSRSSIRRVLLATSFIALAFTITQGTLELVLPDDTFRIPSRDFYVFGHGGMMFWFCSSLVFTMIYLFILILPWTRLRDRLTLPTKKSFYIYAGTLATLDLVQSIGAGFLNYTQNPIGLCIVDFTAAVYLTLFTPLVYHTFLSEFFGVSQPSIMFSYKAQVDDAMDEDTVSLPHQQSFSSLKTDSDYIYQVHTPSFHMPLYDSQTLKSPPLKHKASLHSLPSTSEHAYDSAALYRSTSGIKSFTRRLSAEKSGFTNYPLTKSDNYIDSKHSSPDLRFPSTTWKSSSTSQFKYGGPSSVSNLLFPPNTASNFIYKPRANDSNANLFSLTRKSSLKHERKRSEGNVPPQSYEIPPLENTLQSILDSGNHDSEEKEALVQEPLLKSSVMQMSENADKKESSPSKRQDIEISEIDAEDTLDSAEASNAMQQLLFKPAVFTSTDTFRKRKKESRKKESGGLNDYLLSLTTGSRKSQKNHDTDPSPSHQAKTYTQTESL is encoded by the exons ATGTATAATGCAGTATGGGAAGAGGTTTCTGAAAGTTGGATACGCACGTACAACTTGAGCACTACAATGATCCCTAATGTTAGTTCGCCGATGAATGATGAGGAGCATTTTTGCAAGTTCATATTATACAAAGAGATTAAGGATTCTAG GGTACGAATATGGGATGTCATCATATTAGTACCGAATCTTCTGTTTCTCCTGTTCATTGCTGTGAGATTCAACAGGGCACGGCTTAAATTGAGAGCAACGAGTAGTCCCATATTTTTAGCATTTTACGGACTTGTCATTTGTAATATAGTAATTTCAGTGATAAGATGCATTGTGTCCATGACTGTGAATGCAGCTGCCACTGTTGGTGGTAAGGCTGACAAGGTCTTGTGGGTTACTGTCAGATTTTTTCTGTTATCCACAGAAATGAGTGTAGTCATCTTTGGCTTAGCTTTCG GACACTTGGATAGTCGCTCAAGTATTCGCAGGGTTTTACTTGCAACGTCGTTCATAGCATTGGCTTTTACTATAACTCAAGGGACTCTGGAGCTAGTTTTACCAGACGATACATTCCGTATTCCCAGCAGAGACTTCTACGTATTCGGTCACGGGGGTATGATGTTTTGGTTTTGCAGCAGCCTTGTATTCACAATG ATATATCTTTTTATATTGATATTACCATGGACGCGGTTAAGAGATCGTTTAACCCTTCCAA CAAAAAAGAGTTTTTACATTTACGCTGGTACATTAGCGACGCTAGACTTAGTACAATCAATCGGTGCAGGCTTTTTAAACTACACTCAGAACCCAATAGGACTATGTATCGTGGACTTCACGGCAGCTGTCTACTTGACCCTTTTCACGCCTCTGGTTTATCACACATTCCTGTCAGAATTTTTCGG GGTTTCGCAACCGTCGATAATGTTCTCGTACAAGGCGCAAGTAGACGATGCGATGGACGAAGACACAGTGTCGCTGCCGCATCAGCAGAGTTTCTCTTCGTTAAAAACAGACAGCGATTATATTTACCAGGTCCATACTCCGTCTTTTCACATGCCCTTATACGATTCACAGACATTGAAATCACCCCCGTTGAAACACAAAGCTTCCTTACACTCGTTACCATCAACGAGCGAACACGCTTACGATTCAGCTGCTTTATATCGATCCACATCCGGCATTAAAAGCTTCACTAGACGCCTTAGCGCAGAGAAAAGCGGCTTCACGAACTACCCTTTGACTAAGTCTGACAATTATATCGATTCTAAGCACAGCTCCCCAGATCTGAGGTTCCCTAGCACGACCTGGAAAAGTAGCTCCACGTCGCAGTTTAAATATGGCGGGCCTAGCAGCGTTTCGAATCTGCTCTTCCCACCGAACACCGCCagcaattttatttataaaccCAGAGCAAATGACAGTAACGCGAATTTGTTTTCCCTGACGAGGAAAAGTAGCTTGAAACACGAGAGGAAAAGGTCTGAGGGGAATGTGCCCCCTCAGTCCTATGAGATTCCACCTCTGGAGAATACCTTGCAGTCTATCTTGGACAGTGGTAATCACGACTCTGAAGAGAAAGAGGCTCTTGTTCAGGAACCTTTGCTAAAAAGCAGTGTTATGCAGATGTCAGAAAATGCTGATAAAAAAGAGTCTAGTCCTTCGAAGCGACAGGATATTGAGATATCAGAGATTGACGCTGAAGACACTTTGGATTCAGCTGAGGCTTCGAACGCCATGCAGCAGTTGCTTTTTAAGCCTGCTGTTTTTACAAGCACAGACACTTTTCGAAAACGAAAGAAAGAGTCGAGGAAAAAAGAGTCTGGTGGTCTGAACGATTATCTATTGTCTCTGACGACTGGCTCTCGCAAGTCTCAGAAAAATCATGATACAGATCCTAGTCCTTCGCATCAAGCAAAGACCTATACACAGACTGAATCGTTGTAA
- the LOC143181470 gene encoding myotubularin-related protein 9 has protein sequence MELGYLILIPKLDNVVLINKTDGNSKCIDGTLCISSHHLLWSSRQDDGQELWLLYRNIDLIERKLNAQTPGGSIILKCKDFRILQLDINSTDDLMSVALSIEKLMSQDQTLQYPFFHKPQVTNNTTTQIEDGWTAFTPISEWSRLLTAHADEWRISYLNKDYKVCNSYPCAVIVPRHVDDEIIISSANFREGGRFPVLCYRHEGGSILLRSSQPMSGASGKRCREDERLLNAVLGPGRRGYIVDTRSVSQAQSSRARGGGTEMDAAYPLWRKVHKAVPRPHDLADSFFKLTEACNDVQCSTSQWLSRLDNGGWLSAVQSALNAACVIAQCLHQEVAAVLVHGSAGRDSTLVVTSLAQAILNPDCRTVRGLQALIEREWIQGGHQFFTRTRHGPYYPANSQNSTHAPTFLLFLDCLYQLHYQFQFSFEYTVELLIELYNHAYCSYYGTFLGDSEAERVSMRLSERTGSLWSYINQPDVLEKWLNPLYEPNPGVIWPSVAPISIQLWKELYLAHTSIAPWKDLSSCIKQIKQNYTAVRKVAGQLRVQVKRAIEEMRSDPDSYETEAQVDHTCIAQLTLESQST, from the exons ATGGAACTTGGTTACTTGATATTGATCCCAAAGCTTGATAATGttgtattaataaataaaaccgaTGGAAACAGCAAGTGCATAGATGGAACATTATGTATCAGCAGTCACCATCTTCTTTGGTCCTCGCGACAAGACGATGGACAAGAATTATGG CTGCTCTATAGAAACATAGATCTCATAGAAAGAAAATTGAATGCACAAACTCCAGGTGGCAGTATTATATTAAAATGCAAAGATTTTCGTATCTTGCAGCTAGATATTAATTCAACAGATGACTTAATGAGTGTTGCATTGTCTATAGAAAAATTAATGTCACAAG ATCAAACATTGCAATACCCTTTTTTCCATAAGCCACAAGTAACAAATAACACTACAACACAAATAGAAGATGGCTGGACAGCATTTACTCCTATCTCAGAATGGTCCAGATTATTAACTGCCCATGCAGATGAATGGAGAATCAGTTATTTAAATAAAGactacaaagtttgcaattcttATCCTTGTGCTGTAATAGTACCTCGCCATGTAGATGATGAAATTATAATATCTTCTGCTAATTTTAGAGAGGGAGGAAGATTCCCTGTATTATGTTATAGACATGAAGGAGGG AGTATTTTGTTAAGAAGCAGCCAACCAATGTCAGGTGCTAGTGGCAAAAGATGTAGAGAGGATGAAAGACTATTAAACGCGGTATTAGGCCCAGGAAGGCGTGG TTATATAGTAGACACAAGGTCAGTCAGCCAAGCTCAAAGCTCTAGAGCCAGAGGTGGTGGCACGGAAATGGACGCTGCTTATCCACTCTGGAGAAAAGTGCACAAAGCAGTACCGAGACCCCACGACTTAGCGGACAGCTTTTTTAAATTAACCGAGGCTTGCAACGATGTGCAATGTTCCACTTCTCAATGGCTCTCAAGACTCGACAATGGGGGATGGTTGTCTGCTGTACAGAGCGCTTTAAATGCTGCTTGTGTAATTGCTCAATGCCTGCACCAAGAAGTTGCAGCTGTGTTAGTCCATG GAAGCGCTGGTAGAGACTCCACTCTCGTGGTAACCAGCTTAGCGCAAGCAATACTAAACCCAGACTGTAGAACAGTGCGCGGTCTCCAGGCGCTGATCGAGCGCGAGTGGATCCAAGGGGGCCACCAGTTTTTCACTCGCACCCGCCATGGACCATACTATCCAGCAAATTCGCAAAACTCGACGCATGCCCCGACTTTCCTCCTCTTCCTAGACTGCCTTTACCAGCTCCACTACCAATTCCAATTTAGCTTCGAGTACACGGTAGAACTATTGATCGAACTGTACAATCATGCCTACTGTTCTTACTACGGAACGTTCTTAG GTGACTCAGAGGCAGAGAGAGTCAGCATGCGGCTATCTGAGCGAACTGGGAGCTTGTGGTCCTACATAAACCAACCAGACGTGTTGGAGAAATGGTTGAACCCATTATACGAGCCCAACCCAGGGGTTATCTGGCCTAGTGTCGCCCCGATTAGTATACAATTGTGGAAGGAACTTTATCTGGCGCACACGAGTATTGCTCCTTGGAAGGATCTATCGTCATGTATCAAGCAGATCAAGCAGAATTACACGGCAGTGAGGAAGGTCGCTGGCCAATTGAGAGTCCAGGTTAAACGAGCCATCGAGGAGATGCGTTCAGATCCGGACTCCTACGAGACAGAAGCTCAAGTCGACCATACCTGCATAGCACAATTAACTTTAGAATCCCAAAGCACCTGA